One Nitrospina watsonii DNA segment encodes these proteins:
- a CDS encoding DUF4437 domain-containing protein, with the protein MKLYILTAILSFFLLGCATSNKILRSTVQTRSVTDVKWEKLNPARGEKSPKAANLWGDRKDKVPTGFLVKFVDGFSSPPHIHNVTYRGIVLNGLIHNDDPSAAVMWMPKSSYWTQPAGEAHITSAKGTTNIAFIEIDSGPYLVRPVSKAFDNGERPIHVQNSNITWVDKGEAKVAFLWKDSNHQISGRLVEFRNSIIIGGQNNRVVVVDGSIEVDEKSNRILMPGSLITMDKDSSTTFLCRGQVSCIVYVKSDGNLVLN; encoded by the coding sequence ATGAAACTCTATATATTGACGGCGATACTTTCCTTTTTCCTTTTGGGTTGTGCAACAAGCAATAAAATACTCCGTTCAACTGTCCAAACACGGTCTGTAACAGACGTCAAATGGGAAAAGCTTAACCCGGCGCGTGGCGAAAAAAGCCCGAAAGCAGCAAATCTGTGGGGTGATCGAAAAGATAAGGTTCCAACTGGGTTTTTAGTTAAATTTGTCGATGGGTTTTCTTCTCCTCCGCACATTCACAATGTAACTTACAGAGGAATTGTGTTGAATGGCCTCATTCACAATGATGATCCCTCTGCTGCCGTTATGTGGATGCCAAAGAGTTCTTATTGGACTCAGCCTGCAGGCGAAGCTCATATCACATCTGCCAAGGGAACAACAAACATTGCCTTTATTGAAATAGATAGCGGCCCTTACCTTGTCCGGCCAGTGAGCAAAGCCTTCGATAATGGGGAGAGGCCCATACATGTTCAAAATTCAAACATTACTTGGGTCGATAAAGGAGAAGCAAAAGTAGCCTTCCTGTGGAAAGATTCAAATCATCAAATTTCTGGACGCCTTGTTGAATTTCGTAATTCCATAATAATTGGTGGCCAAAATAATCGAGTGGTTGTGGTGGATGGGAGTATTGAAGTTGACGAGAAAAGTAACCGTATTTTAATGCCAGGAAGCCTTATTACGATGGATAAGGATTCAAGCACGACTTTTCTATGCCGGGGACAGGTGAGCTGTATTGTTTATGTGAAGTCGGATGGCAATCTTGTACTGAATTAG
- a CDS encoding MHYT domain-containing protein, with protein sequence MTFPSMAQNALLLEGSYEMGLVALSYLIAVFAAFTALDVMSRIRKGNAPPRHFLIVSSAVCMGGGIWAMHFIGMLAFRLPMPVSYDFLLTLFSLFVAIISSGAAFYFCGSLRYHPTRMIWGGLLMGSGITCMHYSGMLAMTMEATQHYDLGMAGLSVLIAVVASMAALYIMMKSRQEDRYNSFLVKMLAAIIMGAAVVGMHYTGMAAGIFVPSQEIAHQQEVLLDKDTLALAVVLMTFFILTIALLLEEYSSITLLPVLFSFFMIGIGWGGFQLVQKEVKGNIANLLRTHLQINVEAIDAVVKKELQIIKFWSGDERVRPNILSLAQKATKQDMTREELMATPELARLRKILGPFHRNQDHIGFVVVDTTGRTLAALLEEPVGQSLLKGKPFVEKALAGNVVFSSPFWAEVKLPGLKGIYDKNQPTIFAAAPVRHADGGVAAVLAFRLRPSIAFGKTLETTHSGETGEAYAFNRQGIMIGHSRFDHQIKKFGLAELNKNLGTYILEVRDPGGSVLEGYKPTLPRKQQPLTRMAASAVMGESGLDVNGYRDYRGVAVVGAWTWLPQYGIGVTAEMDFDEAFRSSRTLERIFVSLLFVLFFAVVITLIVKRRHTDAELREKQSQTNEIKARDEAEKFRQLFLAESDAILIFDVETRKVLDANPSAENMYGYPRQALLGLELEMLSGDPAATLQVFGEVVAGESVGMVVCHHKRKDGREFPVEVSAGLIQTSEGKVAFAVIRNITRRVKAEEDLKSSEERFALVMDASQDGLWDADMVTGRRYFSARWMAMLGYGPFELPHVQSTFFDLLHPEDMEAYRERIHRHLEEEDSHFEFTLRLRHKDGSYRWILTRGKTVQRDERGRALRAVGTHTDITERKLAEQKLVEAERNASLASEAKSRFVANMSHEIRTPMNAILGLTHLTLRTDLDDRQREFVIKIQKSTDSLLGIINDILDFSKIEAGKLDLEKVPFNLEEVLETVSQQEFYRAQKKGTELIFFNSPLVPAKLIGDPLRMGQVLTNLVNNAIKFTEKGTVAVYTDLVSANPEEDRVHLKFVVRDTGIGMSPEQLQRLFKAFSQADPSTTRRYGGTGLGLAITQQLVELMDGTIDVKSSEGKGTTFTLVLPFECGEKGVGTLPATTAYMEKRALIVTSSSDEIGMAKEMLMTVSCQVDCVPSLEEAEKKLGETGLKAYDLILLDINENSENWQEACRRIKNQSANEKAPKIVVAAPEENLVQYSSMKNQCVDGFLNKPIQLSQLFNMIMDLVYEKQKTSVAGLTQKPVNAFHSAFFAGKKVLVAEDNEINQQVARELLQEVGFEVRMANNGQEALSALKEERFDLVLLDLQMPVMDGLEAARHIREMVQFKNLPLIAITANAMVGDREKTRNAGMNDHITKPIDPEAMYRTLHRWLGDCRSRAPMPETGATSPEPKPIPGGDWTIEGIDVDQAIRRIGGKKETYVKILTGFYEQHLGQAGRIAAALEAGDFQTAQSEAHSLAGVAGNIGANDLFHSAKELETVLEKNKAQQRDGAFRDFMRNFDCIMEAVGQWLQSRGIPTHPVVKAAPVRVENLEGDSQLIMLLNNIAQLLSENDRRALNRSLTLRGYLENSPLHQEWVQLKQALEQYEFADAGKILQAIQIKVQEKTIL encoded by the coding sequence ATGACGTTTCCATCGATGGCCCAAAATGCTCTGCTACTTGAGGGATCTTATGAAATGGGCCTGGTGGCCCTCTCTTACCTGATTGCGGTATTCGCTGCCTTCACCGCACTCGATGTGATGTCCCGTATCAGGAAAGGCAACGCCCCTCCGCGCCATTTCCTGATCGTAAGCAGTGCCGTTTGCATGGGCGGTGGAATCTGGGCGATGCATTTCATCGGCATGCTGGCATTCCGCCTGCCGATGCCCGTCTCCTACGATTTTCTCCTCACGCTGTTCTCCCTGTTTGTTGCGATCATTTCCTCCGGCGCCGCGTTTTACTTTTGCGGTTCCCTGCGGTACCACCCCACCAGAATGATATGGGGCGGGCTTCTCATGGGGTCTGGTATTACCTGCATGCACTATTCCGGCATGCTGGCCATGACCATGGAAGCCACCCAGCATTACGATCTCGGCATGGCCGGTCTTTCCGTTTTGATTGCCGTGGTTGCTTCCATGGCCGCGCTGTACATCATGATGAAATCGCGGCAGGAGGACAGGTACAACAGTTTTCTGGTGAAAATGCTCGCGGCCATCATCATGGGCGCAGCGGTGGTGGGCATGCATTACACCGGCATGGCGGCGGGCATCTTCGTCCCGTCCCAGGAAATCGCACACCAACAGGAAGTCCTGCTGGATAAAGACACCCTGGCGCTGGCTGTGGTGCTGATGACGTTTTTCATTCTCACCATCGCCCTTCTGCTGGAAGAGTACTCCTCCATCACTCTGCTTCCGGTTTTGTTTTCTTTTTTCATGATCGGCATCGGTTGGGGCGGTTTCCAACTGGTGCAGAAAGAAGTGAAAGGGAACATCGCCAATTTGCTGAGAACCCACCTTCAAATCAATGTGGAAGCCATCGACGCCGTGGTGAAAAAGGAACTCCAGATTATAAAGTTCTGGAGTGGGGACGAGCGGGTACGGCCCAACATCCTTTCGCTTGCGCAAAAAGCCACGAAACAAGACATGACCCGCGAAGAATTGATGGCCACTCCGGAACTCGCCCGATTGAGAAAAATTCTGGGACCCTTCCACCGCAACCAGGATCATATCGGATTTGTGGTGGTGGACACCACCGGTCGTACCCTGGCGGCACTTCTGGAGGAACCGGTGGGGCAATCGTTGTTGAAAGGAAAACCGTTTGTAGAGAAGGCGCTGGCTGGCAACGTGGTGTTCTCTTCCCCGTTCTGGGCGGAAGTCAAACTTCCGGGCCTGAAAGGGATTTATGATAAGAACCAGCCGACGATCTTTGCCGCGGCGCCGGTGCGCCATGCAGATGGAGGCGTGGCGGCGGTGTTGGCATTCCGTCTGCGCCCTTCCATCGCTTTTGGTAAAACCCTGGAAACCACCCACTCCGGAGAAACCGGAGAAGCGTACGCCTTCAACCGGCAAGGGATCATGATCGGTCACAGCCGGTTTGACCATCAGATCAAGAAGTTTGGTTTGGCCGAACTCAATAAAAATTTGGGAACCTATATACTGGAGGTTCGCGATCCCGGAGGCAGTGTCCTGGAAGGATACAAGCCCACCCTGCCGCGGAAGCAGCAACCTCTCACCCGCATGGCGGCGAGTGCGGTGATGGGGGAAAGCGGATTGGATGTCAATGGATACCGCGATTATCGGGGAGTTGCCGTGGTTGGAGCGTGGACATGGCTTCCCCAATATGGAATCGGTGTGACGGCGGAGATGGACTTCGATGAGGCGTTCCGTTCCTCCCGGACACTGGAAAGGATTTTTGTTTCCCTTCTGTTTGTTTTGTTTTTTGCGGTGGTGATCACCCTCATCGTCAAGCGCAGGCACACCGATGCGGAACTGCGTGAAAAACAATCCCAGACAAATGAAATCAAGGCGAGGGACGAAGCGGAAAAATTCCGCCAGCTGTTCCTCGCGGAATCGGACGCCATCCTGATCTTCGATGTGGAAACGCGGAAAGTTCTGGACGCCAACCCGTCCGCGGAAAATATGTATGGTTATCCGAGGCAGGCGTTGCTGGGCCTGGAGCTGGAAATGTTGTCGGGCGATCCGGCCGCAACGTTGCAGGTTTTTGGGGAAGTGGTTGCGGGGGAATCGGTTGGCATGGTGGTCTGCCATCATAAAAGGAAAGACGGCCGGGAGTTTCCCGTCGAAGTGTCGGCGGGCCTCATCCAAACCAGCGAGGGAAAAGTTGCATTTGCGGTGATCCGGAACATCACCCGGCGCGTGAAGGCGGAAGAAGACCTGAAAAGCAGTGAAGAACGGTTTGCGTTGGTCATGGACGCCAGTCAGGACGGGCTTTGGGACGCCGACATGGTCACGGGAAGGCGCTATTTCAGCGCCCGCTGGATGGCCATGCTGGGTTACGGACCGTTTGAATTACCCCATGTTCAGTCCACCTTTTTCGATTTGTTGCATCCGGAGGATATGGAAGCTTATCGGGAACGGATTCACAGGCACCTTGAAGAGGAGGACAGTCATTTTGAGTTCACCCTGCGCCTCCGGCATAAGGATGGATCGTACCGGTGGATTCTGACCCGGGGAAAAACGGTGCAGCGCGATGAGCGGGGACGCGCCCTGCGCGCGGTGGGCACGCATACGGACATCACCGAGCGCAAACTGGCGGAACAGAAACTGGTGGAGGCGGAACGCAACGCCAGCTTGGCGAGCGAAGCCAAAAGCCGGTTTGTCGCCAACATGAGCCACGAGATCCGCACGCCCATGAACGCCATTCTCGGCCTCACGCACCTGACCCTGCGCACCGATCTCGACGACAGGCAGAGGGAGTTCGTCATCAAAATTCAAAAGTCCACCGACAGCCTGCTGGGCATCATCAACGATATTCTGGACTTTTCCAAAATCGAAGCCGGCAAACTGGATTTGGAAAAGGTGCCCTTCAATCTCGAAGAGGTTTTGGAAACCGTCTCTCAGCAGGAGTTCTACCGGGCGCAAAAGAAGGGTACGGAACTGATCTTCTTCAACTCTCCCCTGGTGCCCGCGAAACTCATTGGCGATCCTCTCCGCATGGGGCAGGTGCTGACCAACCTGGTCAACAACGCCATCAAGTTTACGGAAAAGGGAACGGTCGCCGTGTACACCGACCTGGTTTCCGCCAATCCGGAAGAGGATCGGGTCCATCTGAAATTTGTGGTTCGGGACACCGGCATTGGCATGAGCCCCGAACAACTCCAGCGTCTGTTCAAGGCGTTCTCGCAGGCAGACCCCTCCACCACACGCCGCTATGGCGGGACGGGTCTGGGACTTGCCATCACCCAGCAATTGGTGGAGTTGATGGATGGGACCATCGACGTCAAGAGTTCGGAAGGCAAAGGAACCACCTTCACTCTGGTCCTGCCGTTTGAATGCGGAGAGAAAGGGGTTGGCACGTTGCCAGCGACGACGGCATATATGGAGAAACGGGCGTTGATCGTGACTTCCAGCTCCGACGAAATCGGTATGGCAAAAGAAATGTTGATGACAGTCTCTTGTCAGGTCGATTGCGTGCCGTCGCTGGAGGAGGCAGAGAAAAAGCTGGGCGAAACAGGGCTGAAAGCCTACGACCTGATCCTGCTGGATATCAACGAGAATTCGGAAAACTGGCAAGAGGCCTGCCGGCGCATAAAAAACCAAAGCGCCAATGAGAAGGCTCCTAAAATCGTTGTGGCGGCTCCAGAGGAAAACCTCGTCCAATACAGTTCCATGAAAAACCAGTGTGTTGACGGGTTTTTGAACAAACCCATTCAGCTGTCACAGTTGTTCAATATGATTATGGACCTGGTTTACGAAAAACAAAAAACCTCGGTGGCCGGTCTCACGCAGAAGCCGGTCAATGCGTTCCACTCCGCGTTCTTTGCCGGGAAGAAAGTGCTGGTGGCGGAAGACAACGAAATCAATCAGCAGGTGGCCCGCGAACTGTTGCAGGAGGTTGGATTTGAAGTCCGGATGGCCAACAACGGACAGGAGGCTCTCAGCGCGTTAAAGGAAGAGCGCTTCGATCTGGTTTTGCTGGACCTCCAGATGCCGGTCATGGATGGCCTGGAAGCCGCGCGGCACATCCGGGAAATGGTGCAATTCAAAAACCTGCCGTTGATCGCCATCACCGCCAACGCCATGGTCGGCGACCGGGAGAAAACCCGGAATGCAGGCATGAACGACCATATCACCAAACCCATTGATCCGGAAGCGATGTACCGCACCCTCCATCGATGGCTGGGTGATTGCCGTTCCCGCGCCCCCATGCCGGAAACCGGTGCCACTTCACCGGAACCCAAGCCGATCCCCGGCGGGGACTGGACGATCGAAGGCATCGATGTGGATCAAGCCATTCGCCGGATTGGCGGCAAGAAAGAAACGTACGTTAAAATTTTAACCGGATTTTATGAGCAGCACTTGGGCCAGGCCGGACGCATTGCCGCGGCGCTGGAGGCGGGCGATTTCCAGACCGCGCAAAGCGAGGCGCATTCCTTGGCCGGGGTGGCGGGAAACATTGGGGCGAACGACCTGTTCCATTCCGCCAAGGAGTTGGAAACCGTGTTGGAGAAAAACAAAGCCCAGCAACGGGACGGAGCCTTTCGTGATTTCATGCGGAACTTTGACTGCATCATGGAAGCGGTGGGGCAGTGGCTCCAATCAAGAGGCATTCCCACCCATCCTGTTGTGAAGGCGGCCCCGGTGCGTGTGGAGAATTTGGAGGGAGACTCGCAGTTGATCATGCTTTTGAACAACATCGCTCAACTGCTTTCGGAGAACGATCGGCGTGCGCTCAACCGATCCCTGACCCTCCGCGGTTATTTGGAAAATTCACCCTTGCACCAGGAGTGGGTGCAGTTGAAGCAAGCTCTGGAGCAATATGAATTTGCGGATGCCGGGAAAATCCTGCAAGCCATCCAAATAAAAGTGCAGGAGAAGACGATTCTCTGA
- a CDS encoding VOC family protein translates to MAVELNHTIIDAVDKKKSATFMADILGLPAPEEFSHFLIVRTSNNVSLDFLETTDKIETQHYAFLVSEKEFDQIFGRITDRGLPYWADPQQTKQGEINHHDGGRGVYFEDPSGHLLEIITRPYGSQA, encoded by the coding sequence ATGGCCGTTGAGTTGAATCACACCATCATAGACGCTGTGGACAAGAAGAAGTCCGCCACCTTCATGGCGGACATACTGGGCTTGCCCGCTCCTGAAGAGTTCAGTCATTTCCTCATTGTCCGTACCAGCAATAATGTGAGTCTGGATTTTCTCGAAACCACGGATAAAATCGAGACTCAACACTATGCCTTCCTGGTGAGCGAAAAGGAGTTCGATCAAATTTTCGGACGTATCACGGACCGCGGGCTGCCATACTGGGCCGATCCCCAGCAAACGAAACAAGGCGAGATCAATCATCATGACGGCGGCCGCGGTGTGTACTTTGAAGATCCTTCCGGTCACCTGCTCGAAATCATCACCCGCCCTTACGGAAGCCAGGCGTAA
- a CDS encoding heavy metal-responsive transcriptional regulator: MYTRSKLAQQCGINIEVLRYYEKKGLIQPPARSPSGYRLYTEDYIHRIRFIRNAKEVGFTLSEISELLRLRTTRTRQCRTVMTQAEKKLTEVDQKIQSLQSIKKALKGLILKCQKTVPSEECPILTSFDSGKRSRRNRME, from the coding sequence ATGTACACTCGAAGCAAACTGGCCCAACAATGTGGCATCAATATTGAGGTCCTCCGCTATTATGAGAAGAAGGGCCTGATCCAGCCCCCTGCCCGCTCCCCTTCCGGATACCGTCTTTATACCGAGGATTATATTCACCGTATCCGGTTCATCCGCAATGCAAAGGAAGTGGGTTTCACCTTAAGTGAAATTTCCGAGCTTCTGCGCCTGCGAACCACTCGAACCCGGCAATGCCGGACGGTGATGACCCAGGCAGAAAAAAAGCTCACCGAAGTCGACCAAAAAATCCAATCGCTTCAATCCATCAAGAAAGCTTTAAAAGGACTTATTTTAAAGTGTCAGAAAACGGTGCCATCGGAAGAGTGCCCCATTTTGACCAGCTTCGATTCCGGAAAAAGATCCAGGCGCAACCGAATGGAATGA